The Deinococcus roseus genome has a window encoding:
- a CDS encoding EAL domain-containing protein translates to MPNLPVAFLALEHTDLQRSVLALLQMLGAYQIQHVSLANLQHILESAHLSEHPVLFLESSTLEAGHLHLQHLHPALAVFVLQNTPSLPEWVQGFSVFQTSDLLCLQQALQQAAGAAAARTPLSRQSVPQFFDQIPECIYRFRLSPRIGFEYVSKGITAMTGYTPEECYQNPDLNAKLIHPDDRPLLQHVRSHPEEAHHLVLRFMHRDGRVVWIEQHNHPVHEDGVLVAIEGVARDITARIEAEQQEKLLSVAVEQAESAVAITLSNLDGGVAQVLYVNQAFERLLGYRLNEALHHRLKELLNPQFGPETSLRVRDTLLKGESAAGSSFLTGKNGHQMYAGWTITPVRSAAGEISHFVYVFQDHTQQYLHQQLQQAENQILTRLVHNSSLTEALNQLCHQLEGLHHNIRASVLLLEGSGTMQLAASPSFSAAERVLLAEAATHAFEPAVVAAMPGQVRDAHFGQAVALNLPHTPEAGSVFCLPILGQNQGLLGVLSVESQSHHGFPEWLNTAGQRLAAIAAVAIERQQAQQQVFEHARVFQGLFEHARDSIAMVHVEKGGRFTYQQVNSVWLAQTGFQEHQVVGHTARDFFPEGPAQVRESYHRICAATCEAVQFEEILHLGSRTVRWLTQLVPVLDARGEVDLILSSSRDIGLIKHAEQKLLKLNRLYTLLSEINKVMVRARSREELYGQVCQVAVHQGGLRLAWISELDPDGRTLRTAVCSEDSLLPLGTLRIDLSDQTNHQGMSSRAVLQDRAVVVSDTTSSEVTRPWASILQAKGLHSAAAYPLRLHGQVMGCLNFFAEEPDFFEPDIDNLLSELSRDLSFALDHLHGNQLRKQLEEDLAQREARQRSLVQSQSTFLLRTDLRGQFTFVNQAFLKAFGFNEQTFLTFTIYDLLLPAEQQKVIELTQQCLEQPGQPFPITVRLTDPHGELRDLECEFVAVRGATGRPSEIQCVGTDRTEHRKANQARLEAERRLHTSMDHFPGIFAIVDLDFRMLYVNRAGAQMVGAEHPQQLIGKDIWENAGLHADPFAEAFVALIELMEACKTTISVQTREVHSALLKATYQITCVPVHSKEQAFNEILVVVSDLTEERRREAQMRLLSQVVEDSPSMVVVTDPAGQLEYANQRYLNLHGAAETADPQDLNVWQEMWEALKAGQTWQGELQSLQHGGEVQWEKVSAFPIRDGQGEVEHFVRLSEDITHTKTLQARLHYLAYHDPLTGLPNRQLLLDRLGQAIQHAARSGLNLGVVLLDLDQFKIINDTYGHAFGDQMLTLVTERLKGCIRPGDTISRQGGDEFVLLLSELQLSQDAALVASRILDSFRQPFLIEGQEFFITGSMGISVYPQDGSTPEELIQHADTALNRSKQEGRNNYQFFESQMNTLLHERMIIENGIRRGIEREEFFLLYQPRVDLHSGKIREVEALVRWEHPGLGRVSPMRFIPLAEETGAILPLGEAVLKMACQQAQIWQAQGFMLPVSVNISARQFHKQDLTMLVPALLQEYGLPPHLLRLEITESAMIADFQHTIEVLNALRAQGISVEIDDFGTGYSSLSYLHQLPITTLKIDRSFLTGMGASKKQLHDSSKLVEAILSLGKTLDLEVIAEGVETEHQRQFLLQHGCEYAQGYLFSPPVEAEKINLMLENQN, encoded by the coding sequence ATGCCCAACCTGCCGGTTGCTTTCCTTGCCCTTGAGCACACAGATCTTCAGCGCAGCGTTCTGGCCCTGCTGCAAATGCTGGGTGCTTATCAAATCCAACATGTTTCTCTTGCAAACCTCCAACACATCCTGGAAAGCGCACACCTTTCAGAACACCCTGTGCTGTTTCTGGAGTCCAGCACCCTGGAGGCTGGGCATCTGCACCTGCAGCACCTGCATCCTGCACTGGCTGTTTTTGTGTTGCAGAACACCCCCAGTTTGCCTGAATGGGTGCAGGGTTTTTCGGTTTTTCAGACTTCTGACCTGCTGTGCTTGCAACAGGCTTTGCAGCAGGCTGCAGGGGCAGCGGCTGCCCGCACGCCCCTGAGTCGACAGAGCGTTCCGCAGTTCTTTGACCAGATTCCCGAGTGCATTTACCGGTTCCGGCTGTCACCTCGCATTGGGTTTGAGTACGTGTCAAAGGGCATCACGGCCATGACCGGTTACACCCCCGAGGAGTGCTACCAGAACCCGGACCTCAACGCCAAATTGATTCATCCCGATGACCGCCCCCTGTTGCAACACGTGCGTTCCCACCCTGAAGAAGCCCACCATCTGGTGCTGCGGTTCATGCACCGGGACGGACGGGTGGTGTGGATCGAGCAGCACAACCACCCGGTGCATGAAGATGGGGTGCTGGTGGCCATTGAAGGGGTGGCCAGAGACATCACCGCGCGCATTGAAGCCGAGCAGCAAGAGAAACTGCTGTCGGTGGCTGTGGAACAGGCCGAAAGTGCCGTGGCCATCACGCTCAGCAACCTGGATGGAGGAGTTGCGCAGGTGTTGTACGTCAATCAGGCCTTTGAGCGCCTGCTGGGCTACCGCCTGAATGAGGCCCTGCACCACCGCCTCAAAGAACTGCTGAACCCCCAGTTTGGCCCGGAAACCAGCCTGAGGGTGCGGGACACCCTGCTCAAGGGGGAATCTGCAGCAGGAAGTTCTTTTTTGACCGGAAAAAACGGGCACCAGATGTACGCGGGCTGGACCATCACCCCGGTGCGCAGCGCTGCAGGTGAAATTTCCCATTTTGTGTATGTGTTTCAGGACCACACCCAGCAGTACCTGCACCAGCAGTTGCAGCAAGCCGAAAACCAGATCCTCACCCGTCTGGTGCACAATTCCTCACTGACCGAAGCCCTGAACCAGTTGTGCCACCAGCTTGAAGGGTTGCACCACAACATCCGGGCCTCGGTGTTGCTGCTGGAGGGTTCTGGCACCATGCAACTGGCGGCCAGCCCAAGTTTCTCTGCTGCTGAACGGGTGCTGCTGGCAGAAGCGGCCACACATGCCTTCGAGCCTGCCGTGGTGGCAGCCATGCCAGGACAGGTCCGGGACGCCCATTTCGGGCAGGCAGTGGCCCTGAATTTGCCCCACACCCCGGAAGCCGGATCGGTGTTCTGCCTTCCCATCCTGGGGCAAAACCAGGGTTTGCTGGGGGTGCTGTCTGTGGAAAGCCAGAGCCACCATGGCTTCCCAGAGTGGTTGAACACGGCAGGACAAAGGCTGGCGGCCATTGCTGCTGTGGCCATTGAACGCCAGCAGGCCCAGCAGCAGGTGTTTGAACATGCCCGGGTGTTCCAGGGTCTGTTTGAGCACGCCAGAGATTCCATTGCGATGGTGCATGTGGAAAAGGGCGGACGGTTCACCTACCAGCAGGTGAATTCGGTGTGGCTGGCCCAGACTGGATTTCAAGAGCATCAGGTGGTGGGCCACACCGCCAGGGATTTTTTCCCGGAAGGTCCTGCCCAGGTCCGGGAGAGCTACCACCGCATCTGCGCTGCCACCTGTGAAGCCGTGCAGTTCGAGGAGATCCTGCACCTGGGGTCCCGCACGGTGCGCTGGCTCACCCAGCTGGTTCCGGTGCTGGATGCCAGAGGTGAGGTGGATCTGATCCTGTCTTCCAGCCGGGACATCGGACTGATCAAGCATGCCGAACAGAAACTGCTGAAACTCAACCGCCTGTACACCCTGCTCTCCGAGATCAACAAGGTGATGGTGCGGGCCAGAAGCCGCGAAGAATTGTATGGCCAGGTCTGTCAGGTGGCCGTTCACCAGGGTGGTTTGCGCCTGGCCTGGATCTCCGAACTGGACCCGGATGGACGAACCCTGCGGACCGCCGTTTGCAGTGAAGACAGCCTGTTGCCCCTGGGCACCCTGCGCATTGACCTGAGCGACCAGACGAACCATCAGGGCATGTCTTCCCGTGCGGTGTTGCAAGACCGTGCAGTGGTGGTTTCAGACACCACCAGCAGCGAAGTCACCCGCCCCTGGGCGTCCATCTTGCAGGCCAAAGGATTGCACTCGGCAGCGGCCTATCCGCTCAGGTTGCATGGCCAGGTGATGGGTTGCCTGAACTTCTTTGCCGAAGAACCTGATTTTTTTGAGCCAGACATTGACAACCTGCTGTCTGAACTGTCCAGAGACCTGTCTTTTGCGCTTGACCACCTGCATGGCAACCAGCTGCGCAAGCAACTGGAAGAAGACCTGGCCCAGCGGGAAGCCCGCCAGCGCTCCCTGGTGCAATCCCAGAGCACCTTTTTGCTGCGCACCGACCTGAGGGGACAGTTCACTTTTGTCAATCAGGCGTTCCTGAAAGCTTTTGGCTTCAACGAGCAGACTTTCCTGACCTTCACCATCTACGACCTGCTGTTGCCTGCAGAGCAGCAGAAAGTGATCGAACTGACCCAGCAGTGCCTGGAGCAGCCCGGTCAACCTTTCCCCATCACGGTGCGCCTGACCGATCCACATGGAGAACTGCGGGATCTGGAATGCGAATTTGTTGCGGTGAGGGGGGCAACGGGTCGCCCCTCAGAGATCCAGTGTGTGGGCACGGACCGCACCGAGCACCGCAAGGCCAACCAGGCCCGACTGGAAGCTGAGCGCAGGCTGCACACCTCCATGGACCACTTTCCGGGCATTTTTGCCATTGTGGACCTGGATTTTCGCATGCTGTACGTCAACCGTGCCGGAGCGCAAATGGTTGGAGCTGAACACCCCCAGCAACTGATTGGCAAGGACATCTGGGAGAATGCTGGCCTGCACGCCGACCCGTTTGCAGAGGCTTTTGTGGCCCTCATAGAGTTGATGGAGGCCTGCAAGACCACCATCAGTGTGCAGACCCGTGAAGTGCATTCCGCTTTGCTGAAAGCCACCTACCAGATCACCTGCGTTCCGGTGCATTCCAAAGAACAGGCCTTCAATGAAATTCTGGTGGTGGTTTCTGACCTCACCGAGGAACGCCGCCGTGAGGCCCAGATGCGCCTGCTGTCCCAGGTGGTGGAAGATTCCCCTTCCATGGTGGTGGTCACCGACCCTGCAGGACAGCTGGAGTATGCCAACCAGCGTTACCTGAATTTGCATGGTGCTGCAGAAACCGCTGATCCACAGGACCTGAACGTCTGGCAGGAAATGTGGGAGGCCCTGAAAGCCGGACAAACCTGGCAGGGCGAACTGCAAAGCCTGCAACACGGAGGAGAAGTGCAATGGGAAAAAGTCTCTGCTTTCCCCATCCGGGATGGTCAGGGTGAAGTGGAGCACTTTGTGCGGCTCTCCGAGGACATCACCCACACCAAAACCCTGCAGGCCCGGCTCCATTACCTGGCCTACCATGACCCCCTGACCGGACTGCCCAACCGGCAACTCCTGCTGGACCGCCTGGGCCAGGCCATCCAGCATGCCGCCCGCAGTGGCCTGAACCTTGGGGTGGTGCTGCTGGACCTGGACCAGTTCAAGATCATCAATGACACCTACGGGCACGCTTTCGGAGACCAGATGCTCACCCTGGTGACCGAACGCCTGAAGGGGTGCATCCGGCCCGGAGACACCATCAGCAGGCAGGGCGGAGATGAATTCGTGCTGCTGCTCTCTGAATTGCAGCTCAGTCAGGATGCAGCACTGGTGGCCAGTCGCATTCTGGACAGCTTCAGGCAGCCATTTTTGATTGAGGGGCAGGAGTTTTTCATCACGGGCAGCATGGGGATCAGCGTGTACCCCCAGGATGGCAGCACCCCCGAAGAACTCATTCAGCATGCCGATACCGCCCTCAACCGCAGCAAGCAGGAAGGCCGCAACAACTACCAGTTCTTTGAATCCCAGATGAACACCCTCTTGCATGAACGCATGATCATCGAGAACGGCATCCGAAGGGGCATTGAACGGGAGGAATTCTTTTTGCTGTATCAGCCCAGGGTGGATTTGCACAGTGGAAAAATCCGTGAAGTGGAAGCCCTGGTGCGCTGGGAGCATCCCGGTCTGGGAAGGGTTTCCCCCATGCGCTTCATTCCCCTGGCAGAAGAAACCGGAGCCATTCTCCCCCTGGGAGAGGCGGTGCTGAAAATGGCCTGCCAGCAAGCCCAGATCTGGCAGGCGCAGGGCTTCATGCTCCCGGTCAGCGTCAACATCTCTGCAAGGCAATTTCACAAGCAGGACCTGACCATGCTGGTGCCAGCACTGCTGCAGGAATACGGTTTGCCCCCCCACCTGCTCAGGCTGGAAATCACCGAGAGTGCCATGATTGCCGATTTCCAGCACACCATTGAGGTGTTGAATGCCCTGCGGGCACAGGGCATTTCGGTGGAGATTGATGACTTTGGCACTGGATATTCTTCGCTGAGTTACCTGCATCAGCTGCCCATCACCACCCTGAAAATTGACCGCTCCTTCCTGACCGGCATGGGGGCCAGCAAGAAACAGCTTCACGATTCCAGCAAACTGGTGGAAGCCATTCTCAGCCTGGGCAAAACCCTGGACCTGGAGGTGATTGCCGAAGGGGTGGAAACCGAGCACCAGCGGCAATTCTTGTTGCAGCATGGCTGTGAATATGCTCAGGGGTACCTGTTCAGCCCTCCGGTGGAGGCTGAAAAAATCAACCTCATGCTGGAAAACCAGAACTGA
- a CDS encoding XdhC family protein has protein sequence MSSLPHVVAELFQVMADRQVPFALVTLILAPRHTSRRLGARWLVAEDGFLLGTLDLDLHTRQELWQETRKTLQTAKARVHQLQAADPLGQEPEPYTVFIEPAEQLPGGWAQGLQQLQNRQSCVLVTELDDHPRHFLLAPDQHADLLQHGTSTALISGMFLERWEPQIQVHVVGEDRVISHLWHLGELLEYQMFRLDLQQHDPALLDARSALVVSHAELDWTLEVLQQALQGPAGHLAVVCNLGRSRQLKAELQRLGASRPERIHAPAGLNLGLQTPAGIALSIMAELTAALHHQDPHSLNLEGLDWQPFQH, from the coding sequence ATGTCCAGCCTTCCACATGTTGTGGCAGAACTGTTTCAGGTCATGGCAGACCGTCAGGTTCCCTTTGCCCTGGTCACCCTCATTCTGGCCCCCCGGCACACCTCCAGACGGCTGGGTGCCCGCTGGCTGGTTGCAGAAGATGGTTTCCTGCTGGGCACCCTGGACCTGGACCTGCACACCCGCCAGGAACTCTGGCAGGAAACCCGCAAAACCCTGCAAACCGCAAAAGCCAGGGTGCACCAGCTGCAGGCAGCAGATCCGCTGGGCCAGGAACCCGAACCTTACACGGTGTTCATTGAGCCCGCAGAACAGCTGCCCGGTGGCTGGGCGCAGGGTTTGCAGCAGCTGCAAAACCGCCAGTCCTGCGTGCTGGTCACCGAACTGGACGACCATCCCCGGCATTTCCTGCTGGCCCCGGATCAACATGCAGACCTGCTGCAACACGGCACCTCCACCGCCCTGATTTCCGGGATGTTTCTGGAGCGCTGGGAGCCACAAATTCAGGTGCATGTGGTGGGAGAGGACCGGGTGATCTCCCACCTCTGGCATCTGGGAGAACTGCTGGAGTACCAGATGTTCAGGCTGGATTTGCAGCAGCATGACCCTGCCCTGCTGGATGCCCGCAGTGCCCTGGTGGTCAGCCATGCAGAACTGGACTGGACCCTGGAGGTGCTCCAGCAGGCCTTGCAGGGACCTGCAGGTCATCTGGCGGTGGTGTGCAATCTGGGCCGCAGCCGCCAGTTGAAAGCAGAATTGCAACGCCTGGGGGCATCCCGACCCGAGCGCATCCATGCTCCTGCAGGTCTGAACCTGGGTCTGCAAACCCCTGCAGGGATTGCCCTCAGCATCATGGCCGAGTTGACCGCCGCGCTGCACCACCAGGATCCCCATTCCCTGAACCTGGAAGGGCTGGACTGGCAGCCGTTCCAGCATTGA
- a CDS encoding HAD family hydrolase, translating to MNDLLQMYAGLKAVLFDMDGVLTRNSTIHEAAWRDVVQQYFQVNLLEGDTRIHGGRAHEILSVLLQRPVSRAEALPFHRHKEERYRELARGHLEPTRGLLRYLDFLKSRNIATVLVTSGDRPNVDLVLEAFELQDTFPIQITGETVQNGKPHPEPYLKALEVLGITADQAIVHEDAPAGIRSGKGAGCRVLALPTTTHAAELLEAGADLVIEDFEVLLEQLHQTQNA from the coding sequence ATGAATGACCTCTTGCAGATGTATGCAGGTTTAAAAGCGGTTTTGTTCGACATGGATGGGGTGCTGACCCGCAACTCCACCATCCACGAAGCCGCATGGCGTGACGTGGTTCAGCAGTATTTTCAGGTCAACCTCCTGGAAGGTGACACCCGCATTCATGGGGGCCGTGCCCATGAAATCCTCAGTGTGTTGCTGCAAAGGCCTGTTTCCAGAGCAGAAGCCCTCCCCTTTCACCGCCACAAAGAAGAGCGGTACCGCGAACTGGCCAGAGGCCACCTCGAGCCCACCAGAGGATTGCTGCGTTACCTGGATTTCCTGAAATCCCGCAACATCGCCACAGTGCTGGTGACCAGCGGAGACCGTCCCAACGTGGATCTGGTGCTGGAGGCTTTTGAACTGCAGGACACCTTCCCCATCCAGATCACTGGAGAAACCGTACAGAACGGCAAACCCCACCCAGAACCCTACCTGAAGGCCCTGGAGGTGCTGGGCATCACGGCAGATCAGGCCATCGTGCATGAAGATGCCCCGGCAGGCATCCGGTCCGGCAAAGGCGCAGGGTGTCGGGTGCTGGCCCTGCCCACCACCACCCATGCTGCAGAACTGCTGGAAGCGGGTGCAGATCTGGTCATCGAGGACTTTGAAGTGCTGCTGGAACAGTTGCACCAGACCCAGAACGCCTGA